One window of the Triticum dicoccoides isolate Atlit2015 ecotype Zavitan chromosome 3B, WEW_v2.0, whole genome shotgun sequence genome contains the following:
- the LOC119277013 gene encoding OPA3-like protein: MVLPLMKLGLLAFRTLSKPVANKLKRNAGIHPRFRGFIIDVAQANHRLATNMQRRLIGRATDIHIRPLNEEKAIQAATDLLGELFIFSVACGAIIFEVHRSGKSEARKEEARKKALEEIKEKMEELEREKQMMKLRVAEVERVTGVGGGWPWVLPRAFTSGAAQAEPEPEPEPAAQQPTAA; the protein is encoded by the exons ATGGTGCTGCCATTGATGAAGCTCGGCTTGCTCGCGTTCCGGACGCTGAGCAAGCCCGTCGCCAATAAACTCAAGCGCAACGCCGGCATCCACCCCAGGTTCCGCGGATTCATCATCGACGTCGCGCAG GCAAACCATCGTTTAGCAACAAACATGCAGAGGCGACTTATTGGACGTGCAACTGACATTCACATTCGGCCCCTGAATGAAGAGAAAGCTATTCAAGCTGCTACAGATCTTCTTGGTGAACTGTTCATTTTCTCG GTTGCTTGTGGTGCAATAATCTTTGAGGTTCATAGAAGTGGCAAGTCAGAAGCCAGAAAAGAAGAGGCCCGTAAGAAGGCGCTCGAG gaaataaaggagaagatggaggagctcgagagggaaaagcagatgatgaagctgagggtggccgaggtggagcgggTGACCGGGGTAGGGGGCGGGTGGCCGTGGGTTCTTCCAAGGGCCTTTACTTCCGGCGCCGCCCAGGCAGAGCCAGAGCCAGAGCCAGAGCCAGCAGCTCAGCAGCCCACGGCTGCTTAG
- the LOC119277012 gene encoding reticulon-4-interacting protein 1, mitochondrial-like, with product MWWRAVARARRRIPGARPVSTAAAGKSGREVVVPRFGGPEVLEVRQGVPAPDLKPGEVLVRARAVSINPLDLRMRAGYGRCIFEPLLPLIIGRDISGEVAATGTSVSSFYIGQEVFGALHPTAIRGTCADYAVLSQDELTSKPSKLTHVEASAIPFAALTAWRALYGTAGISKGQRLLVLGGGGAVGLSAVQLAVAAGCSVSATCGAQSIEQVLAAGAEKAIDYATEDAESTVTGKFDAVLDTIGVAETERIGINLLRRGGHYMTLQGEAASLADRYGLYVGLPAATATLLKKQMQYRCSHGIEYWWTYMRADPDGLHEIQRLSGAGKLQIPVEKTFPISQVREAHEAKEKRLVPGKVVLEFD from the exons ATGTGGTGGAGGGCGGTGGCCAGGGCTCGCCGCCGGATCCCGGGAGCGCGGCCcgtgtcgacggcggcggcggggaagagcGGCCGCGAGGTGGTGGTGCCGCGGTTCGGCGGGCCGGAGGTGCTGGAGGTGAGGCAGGGGGTGCCCGCGCCCGATCTGAAGCCCGGGGAGGTGCTCGTGCGCGCGCGCGCCGTCTCCATCAACCCCCTCGACCTGCGA ATGCGGGCTGGCTATGGCCGTTGCATATTCGAGCCACTCCTACCTCTCATCATTGGCCGGGACATCAGTGGTGAAGTCGCAGCTACAGGGACTTCTGTGTCGTCATTCTATATTGGGCAAGAAGTGTTTGGTGCCTTGCATCCAACAGCGATTAGAGGGACATGTGCTGATTATGCAGTTCTTTCACAGGATGAGCTTACGTCTAAACCATCTAAGCTCACTCATGTG GAGGCCAGTGCAATTCCGTTTGCTGCGTTGACAGCGTGGCGTGCTTTATATGGTACTGCTGGAATTTCTAAAGG ACAAAGATTACTTGTGCTTGGTGGAGGAGGAGCAGTTGGGCTTTCTGCTGTTCAGCTTGCGGTAGCTGCAGGGTGTAGTGTTTCAGCCACCTGTGGAGCCCAAAGTATTGAGCAAGTTTTGGCAGCCGGTGCTGAAAAGGCTATTGATTACGCCACTGAG GATGCTGAATCAACGGTTACAGGAAAGTTTGATGCCGTGTTAGACACAATAGGAGTGGCTGAAACTGAAAGAATTGGCATTAATCTTCTGAGAAGAGGCGGGCATTATATGACCCTTCAG GGAGAGGCAGCTTCACTAGCAGATAGATATGGATTATATGTGGGACTTCCTGCTGCTACCGCTACTTTACTGAAGAAACAGATGCAGTATCGTTGTTCTCATGGAATAG AGTACTGGTGGACATACATGAGAGCTGATCCTGACGGTCTCCATGAGATCCAGAGGCTGTCGGGAGCTGGAAAACTACAGATACCGGTCGAGAAGACTTTTCCTATCAGCCAAGTAAGAGAAGCTCATGAGGCCAAGGAGAAAAGGCTGGTGCCTGGCAAGGTGGTTCTAGAGTTCGACTAG